The Penicillium digitatum chromosome 6, complete sequence genome has a window encoding:
- a CDS encoding transcription factor Zn, C2H2, which yields MLILAPPPVPLGGFLPIAPLRHPNKCLRELGVPYDPELPISAAFGWVSLQRGWKPGSKTWKKHWNSCMTAEYDRLIGYREANLATWQELCAKVSIKGSLVSINQCKKALVRVHVNLVDLLDCWNSDHTPTQFKSQKALAIYTEANNKFFGRHIAKQDKVLRVLLRHIL from the exons ATGCTTATCCTGGCTCCTCCTCCGGTTCCTCTTGGGGGGTTTCTCCCGATTGCTCCTTTGCGGCATCCCAACAAGTGTCTGCGCGAGCTTGGCGTCCCTTACGACCCGGAGCTTCCTATCAGCGCTGCTTTTGGATGGGTCAGTCTACAGCGAGGCTGGAAGCCAGGTTCCAAGACTTGGAAAAAGCACTGGAACTCATGCATGACCGCCGAATATGACCGCCTGATTGGCTACCGTGAAGCAAACCTGGCAACATGGCAGGAGCTATGTGCCAAAGTTAGCATCAAGGGTTCGCTGGTTTCTATCAACCAGTGCAAGAAG GCTCTTGTGCGTGTCCACGTCAACCTTGTTGATCTCCTTGATTGCTGGAACTCGGATCATACCCCTACTCAGTTTAAAAGCCAGAAAGCCCTTGCTATCTACACAGAGGCGAACAACAAGTTCTTTGGTCGTCACATCGCCAAACAGGACAAGGTCCTCCGAGTTCTTCTGCGGCACATTCTCTAA